In Vibrio gallicus, a single window of DNA contains:
- a CDS encoding BCCT family transporter, with translation MKNLNFGLAIPAIVLVLLLLVVSSVYPVESQAVANGAMTFVTRWFGWLVQLCSLALVGFLFWLAFSKYGSIKLGEGKPEYSNFSYGGMIFTAGVGASLIYWGIGEPMYYLQSPPLFADPNSYAAAAWAVTYSIFHWGVTGWAIYCFPALPFAYAFYVQKKRTLKLSTLCEPVVGKNPIVARCIDLLAIFGTLAAFASSLALTVTLLSTGVSELFGIQNSLLLQGGIILLFVVVLLAVMLVGFNKGISKVSDYTVIAAIAFALFVLFSSNAHFILNNFTDSIGVMLDSYFRMSLWTDPVQQSGFPQAWTEYYWFWYYAYLIMMGLFITRISRGRTIRQVILCTISMGSLGCAFFISIFGGYAVWAQMLGGFPVQDWMNDGGLTFAVVSLIKTLPAKDFTLALFLIIQFFLMLTTMSSASVATSMLTTNQLALSGDPDNKVKLLWAGAIALISFSVFLCGGGINTIKSLCVVAGLPMMFIYGILVKQLMMQLRGTPIVESDEDQTLVASTTELTA, from the coding sequence TTGAAGAATCTTAATTTTGGACTGGCGATTCCAGCTATTGTTTTAGTGCTGTTATTGCTTGTTGTTTCCTCTGTGTATCCAGTTGAGTCTCAAGCGGTAGCAAACGGTGCTATGACCTTTGTTACTCGTTGGTTTGGTTGGTTGGTTCAGCTGTGTAGCCTTGCTCTAGTTGGATTTTTATTCTGGTTGGCTTTTTCAAAATACGGCTCTATTAAGCTTGGAGAAGGTAAACCTGAATACTCAAACTTTTCATATGGCGGTATGATCTTTACCGCAGGTGTCGGTGCGTCTCTTATCTATTGGGGAATTGGTGAGCCGATGTACTATCTGCAGTCGCCACCACTGTTTGCAGATCCGAACAGCTATGCAGCCGCCGCATGGGCGGTGACCTACTCAATCTTCCATTGGGGTGTGACCGGATGGGCAATTTACTGTTTCCCTGCACTACCATTCGCTTATGCATTTTATGTGCAAAAGAAGCGCACACTTAAACTTTCCACGCTGTGTGAGCCAGTAGTAGGTAAAAATCCAATCGTCGCGAGATGTATTGATTTACTTGCTATTTTTGGAACTCTAGCCGCGTTTGCTAGCTCCTTAGCGCTAACAGTTACCCTGTTAAGTACAGGGGTCTCTGAGCTGTTTGGTATTCAAAATAGCCTGTTGTTGCAGGGCGGGATCATCTTACTATTCGTTGTGGTGTTACTTGCGGTCATGCTGGTGGGCTTTAACAAGGGTATCAGCAAGGTTTCCGACTATACCGTGATAGCAGCTATAGCGTTCGCTTTATTTGTTCTATTTTCATCTAATGCACATTTCATATTGAATAACTTTACAGATTCTATTGGCGTAATGCTTGATAGCTATTTCCGTATGTCATTGTGGACAGACCCAGTTCAGCAAAGTGGCTTCCCACAGGCATGGACTGAATACTATTGGTTCTGGTATTACGCATATCTAATCATGATGGGTTTATTCATTACTCGAATCTCCCGTGGTCGTACGATCCGTCAGGTTATCTTGTGTACTATTTCAATGGGCTCACTTGGCTGTGCATTCTTTATCTCAATCTTTGGTGGTTATGCGGTTTGGGCTCAAATGCTGGGTGGCTTCCCCGTTCAGGATTGGATGAATGATGGTGGGCTGACCTTTGCGGTGGTGTCGTTAATTAAAACTTTACCGGCTAAAGATTTTACTCTGGCACTATTTCTCATCATCCAGTTCTTCTTGATGTTGACCACCATGTCTAGTGCAAGTGTTGCTACATCAATGCTGACAACGAATCAACTTGCACTTAGCGGCGACCCAGATAACAAGGTGAAACTCTTATGGGCAGGTGCTATTGCCTTGATAAGCTTTAGCGTGTTCTTATGCGGGGGAGGTATCAACACCATTAAATCCCTATGTGTGGTTGCAGGCCTACCTATGATGTTTATCTACGGGATTTTGGTTAAGCAGTTAATGATGCAACTAAGGGGCACACCCATAGTTGAAAGTGATGAAGACCAAACATTGGTAGCTTCAACAACAGAACTTACCGCTTAA
- a CDS encoding homocysteine S-methyltransferase family protein: MPRLTILDGGMGRELKRIGAPFSQPLWSAQALIESPKHVAQAHTGFIDAGAEIITVNSYACVPFHLGEALYAEQGAELAKSAAKIARDVVAQSQKDVLVAGSIPPVFGSYRPDLFKAQQAFEISLTLFQAQNDYVDIWFAETVSSIAEAEVIAKVLSNTDKPCYFSFSLIDDNEHSARLRSGELVTDAVKVLIKHNVAAGIFFNCSVPEVIEQAIKDVNQALELTGTKLTIGVFANSFTPIKSDHQANGTLQQMRNFSPEEYLEFAKVWYNLGASIIGGCCGIEPSHIQALANWRDSLEES; the protein is encoded by the coding sequence GTGCCAAGATTAACAATATTAGATGGTGGAATGGGGAGAGAGCTTAAAAGAATCGGAGCTCCTTTTTCTCAACCACTATGGAGTGCACAAGCACTGATTGAGTCACCTAAGCATGTTGCACAAGCGCACACAGGCTTTATTGATGCAGGCGCTGAGATCATCACAGTAAACAGTTATGCGTGTGTCCCGTTTCACCTAGGGGAAGCGCTTTATGCAGAGCAGGGTGCTGAATTAGCTAAAAGTGCGGCTAAGATAGCACGTGATGTCGTTGCTCAGTCGCAAAAAGATGTGTTAGTTGCAGGGTCTATTCCGCCGGTATTTGGGTCTTATCGCCCCGACTTATTTAAAGCTCAGCAGGCATTTGAAATTAGTTTAACTCTATTTCAAGCCCAGAACGATTATGTGGATATCTGGTTTGCTGAAACGGTATCGAGTATCGCAGAAGCCGAGGTCATCGCTAAGGTTCTTTCTAATACTGATAAACCTTGTTACTTCTCATTTAGTCTCATTGATGACAACGAACACAGTGCTCGTTTGCGCTCTGGTGAATTGGTGACAGATGCGGTTAAGGTGTTAATTAAACACAATGTTGCTGCAGGTATTTTCTTTAACTGCTCCGTACCTGAGGTAATAGAGCAGGCGATAAAAGATGTTAATCAAGCTCTAGAGCTGACGGGTACCAAATTGACAATTGGGGTTTTTGCAAACAGTTTTACACCGATTAAATCGGATCATCAAGCAAATGGGACGCTTCAACAAATGCGCAATTTCTCACCCGAGGAGTACCTAGAATTTGCCAAAGTTTGGTACAACTTAGGTGCAAGTATTATTGGTGGATGCTGTGGGATTGAGCCTTCTCATATACAGGCATTAGCAAATTGGAGAGATAGCCTTGAAGAATCTTAA
- a CDS encoding NAD(P)H-dependent oxidoreductase, whose translation MRQRHNFVLQFPLYWYSIPALLKKWIDDVFSYNFAYGSKGDKLKGKDFLLSFTIGGPNESYDPLGYNHFTIEQLLTPLQQTAYLAGMNYQKPLYSHGMVFIPGVYNTQQGVEEKAALHGEQLCVRLNELLESTENKVKKLATEWFAKFDLLPESSEYFLRSLSKDILWQSPEGNFSGHAGFNDWYSTIRKMFKPNCQHIIEDIKVDETDSGISAQLRIRLLAQTLQGESINMLVNEQWALTDSNGKLEICSYIVEPVQD comes from the coding sequence ATGAGGCAAAGACACAACTTCGTGCTGCAGTTCCCATTGTATTGGTATTCAATCCCAGCACTACTTAAGAAATGGATAGACGATGTATTTAGCTACAACTTTGCTTATGGTTCAAAAGGGGACAAACTTAAAGGCAAAGACTTCCTATTGTCATTTACCATCGGCGGCCCAAATGAATCTTATGATCCACTAGGATACAACCACTTTACTATTGAGCAATTACTTACACCGCTACAACAAACGGCATACCTTGCTGGGATGAACTACCAAAAACCACTATATAGCCACGGAATGGTGTTTATTCCCGGTGTATATAACACTCAACAAGGGGTTGAAGAAAAAGCGGCATTGCACGGTGAGCAGCTTTGTGTTCGCCTTAATGAGCTTTTAGAGTCAACAGAAAACAAGGTTAAAAAGCTCGCCACAGAGTGGTTTGCAAAATTTGATCTCTTGCCAGAAAGCAGTGAATACTTCCTGCGATCTTTGTCTAAGGATATTCTCTGGCAATCACCTGAAGGAAACTTTAGTGGTCATGCTGGGTTCAATGATTGGTACTCAACCATACGCAAGATGTTTAAGCCCAACTGCCAGCATATTATTGAAGACATAAAAGTCGATGAAACCGACTCAGGCATCTCAGCACAGCTACGTATACGATTATTGGCGCAAACCCTTCAGGGTGAATCTATTAATATGCTTGTCAATGAACAATGGGCTCTTACAGATAGCAACGGCAAGCTAGAAATCTGTAGCTATATCGTTGAACCCGTTCAGGATTAG
- the cyoE gene encoding heme o synthase — protein sequence MTQYTPQADTLKIRSYWRSYYELTKPKVVALMLLTAVVGMCLAMPAGLPLLAASLGLVGIGLMAGSAAAFNHLIDQRIDAIMARTYKRPLPSGDLSSIRVFGFATSIGVLGFVILWLGVNPLTAILTFASLLGYAVVYTLYLKRATPQNIVIAGIAGAMPPLLGWTAVTGELHAHAWLLVMIIFVWTPPHFWALAIHRREDYAKADIPMLPVTHGVAYTKTSILLYTILLALVCAMPILVGMSGYIYMVGSTSLSAGFIYHAWKLKYRSDEKQAMETFKFSIYHLMLLFVFLLVDHYV from the coding sequence ATGACTCAATATACCCCTCAAGCAGATACTCTAAAAATACGCAGTTATTGGCGCAGTTATTATGAGTTGACCAAACCAAAAGTTGTTGCATTGATGTTATTAACGGCGGTTGTGGGGATGTGTCTTGCTATGCCTGCTGGGCTGCCGTTACTAGCTGCTAGTTTGGGATTGGTGGGGATAGGGTTGATGGCCGGTTCAGCCGCAGCCTTTAACCATTTAATTGATCAGCGAATTGACGCCATAATGGCTCGCACCTACAAGAGGCCATTGCCATCTGGTGATCTTTCATCTATAAGAGTTTTTGGGTTTGCTACCTCGATAGGTGTATTGGGGTTTGTTATTTTATGGCTAGGAGTCAACCCGTTGACCGCCATATTAACTTTTGCCAGCTTACTGGGATATGCCGTTGTATACACCCTTTATCTAAAACGTGCCACGCCACAAAACATTGTCATTGCCGGGATTGCAGGAGCTATGCCACCGTTGTTAGGTTGGACAGCGGTAACCGGGGAGCTTCATGCTCATGCATGGCTATTAGTGATGATTATCTTTGTATGGACCCCACCCCATTTTTGGGCGTTGGCGATTCATCGACGGGAAGATTACGCTAAGGCAGATATACCTATGTTGCCAGTAACGCACGGTGTGGCGTACACCAAAACTAGTATTTTGTTGTATACCATCTTGCTCGCGTTGGTGTGTGCAATGCCGATTTTAGTCGGCATGAGTGGTTATATCTATATGGTAGGGTCAACGTCGTTAAGTGCAGGGTTTATCTATCATGCTTGGAAGTTAAAATACCGTAGTGATGAAAAACAGGCGATGGAGACCTTTAAATTCTCCATCTACCATTTAATGTTGTTATTTGTGTTCCTGTTAGTCGACCACTACGTGTGA
- a CDS encoding COX15/CtaA family protein yields the protein MQGRILIERRLQSVTMLALVVTFMVIGLGAYTRLADAGLGCPDWPGCYGQLTVPTHAKDVVAAEQLFPERPVESNKAWLEMVHRYFAGTLGTIVFALSLLVWRYKPDMRGIAVAMSVLIVMQAALGMWTVTLKLMPVIVMLHLLGGFGLFCILSLVCCRLRFSRELMMYLPAKPLSTLRCIVAVATLILLVQIMLGGWTSSNYAALMCTSLPICQGQWVSHLDFENAFTFIQPEHDSYEFGVLDYGARMTIHISHRIGAMITSFSLLIAIVFLVRSKLSILQRLAKVIAIGLLIQVWLGIANVVFHLPLINAVMHNLGAALLLVTLVAANHALWARVVIAPISSVSTNKELSL from the coding sequence ATGCAAGGACGCATACTGATAGAGAGGCGACTGCAAAGTGTCACAATGTTGGCTTTAGTCGTAACTTTTATGGTTATTGGTTTAGGCGCTTATACTCGATTGGCTGATGCTGGCTTAGGTTGCCCTGATTGGCCCGGTTGTTATGGACAACTCACCGTTCCGACTCATGCTAAAGATGTAGTTGCGGCTGAACAGCTTTTTCCCGAGAGGCCAGTGGAGAGCAATAAGGCATGGCTGGAGATGGTTCATCGCTACTTTGCAGGGACATTAGGCACTATCGTATTTGCATTATCTTTGTTGGTTTGGCGATATAAACCAGATATGCGTGGTATCGCAGTCGCTATGAGTGTGCTTATTGTTATGCAGGCAGCTCTTGGAATGTGGACGGTTACCCTTAAGTTGATGCCTGTGATTGTGATGCTGCACTTACTTGGCGGTTTCGGGCTGTTTTGTATATTAAGTTTGGTGTGTTGTCGACTTAGATTTAGCCGAGAGTTAATGATGTATTTGCCGGCTAAGCCATTATCCACCTTGCGCTGTATCGTTGCGGTTGCAACCTTGATATTGCTAGTGCAGATCATGCTTGGTGGGTGGACGTCTTCAAATTATGCGGCATTAATGTGTACCAGTTTACCAATCTGTCAGGGACAATGGGTCTCGCATCTTGATTTTGAAAACGCGTTTACATTCATACAGCCTGAGCATGATAGCTATGAGTTCGGTGTACTTGATTACGGCGCTCGAATGACCATACATATATCTCATCGGATTGGTGCAATGATAACCAGTTTCAGCTTATTGATTGCGATCGTTTTTCTAGTTCGCAGTAAATTGTCAATCCTACAACGCCTTGCCAAGGTTATTGCTATTGGGCTTTTGATACAGGTTTGGCTAGGAATTGCCAATGTTGTATTTCACTTACCTTTGATAAATGCGGTGATGCACAACCTAGGTGCAGCCCTTTTGTTAGTAACCTTAGTTGCGGCTAATCATGCATTATGGGCTCGCGTTGTTATCGCCCCCATTTCTTCTGTGTCAACGAACAAGGAACTGTCGTTATGA
- a CDS encoding SURF1 family protein, whose amino-acid sequence MLLKTILLTLTVAVFVALVKLGFWQLARGDEKLGYEADLMAREDMAPLNYTQIMNQPANQLLTGFPVRVVLDSTDLPLVYWDNVTSDSGVGYRVFQIMQLANNGSYMLVELGFVQGGVSRERLPVVNQTLKNQVIEGRVFEKSLNPLSSDLLIEPLVRGVRIQNLNLEQLGSYFERVFVPFIVQPSVSVDNPLPKIWKPYPMTSQKHYGYAFQWFAMAGVYALLIGLIVVRRKKNGS is encoded by the coding sequence GTGCTGTTGAAGACAATATTATTAACCTTAACTGTGGCCGTGTTTGTTGCTCTGGTCAAACTTGGATTCTGGCAGTTGGCAAGAGGGGATGAAAAGCTGGGTTATGAGGCTGACTTAATGGCGCGAGAAGATATGGCACCATTGAATTACACTCAAATTATGAACCAGCCTGCTAATCAATTACTGACTGGTTTTCCGGTGCGGGTTGTACTCGATAGTACCGACCTCCCTTTAGTATATTGGGATAATGTAACCTCGGATTCGGGGGTTGGTTACCGAGTGTTTCAGATAATGCAGTTAGCTAATAATGGGAGTTATATGCTGGTTGAGTTAGGGTTTGTGCAGGGCGGGGTTTCGAGAGAGCGCTTGCCTGTGGTTAATCAGACACTAAAAAATCAGGTGATTGAAGGGCGAGTATTTGAGAAAAGCCTCAATCCTTTAAGCTCTGATTTATTAATAGAACCCCTTGTTCGGGGAGTGCGCATTCAAAATCTTAATCTTGAGCAATTAGGGAGCTATTTTGAACGGGTATTTGTACCGTTTATCGTGCAACCCAGTGTCAGTGTTGATAACCCATTACCTAAGATATGGAAGCCCTATCCAATGACATCACAAAAGCATTATGGCTATGCATTTCAGTGGTTTGCGATGGCTGGGGTTTATGCCTTGTTGATTGGATTGATAGTAGTTAGAAGGAAGAAGAATGGAAGCTAG
- a CDS encoding DUF2909 domain-containing protein → MSPLIFKLIIIGLLLFILTNLAKALIIMVKEDGSVPMSRYLGRRVLLSACVILFLVLALKLGWVMPNARPY, encoded by the coding sequence ATGTCACCATTGATCTTTAAATTAATTATCATCGGACTACTGCTCTTTATCCTAACAAACCTTGCTAAAGCGTTGATTATTATGGTGAAAGAAGATGGCTCTGTGCCTATGAGTCGCTACTTAGGACGACGCGTGCTGCTATCAGCCTGCGTAATATTATTTCTGGTACTCGCCTTAAAACTTGGTTGGGTCATGCCAAATGCCCGCCCTTATTAA
- a CDS encoding cytochrome c oxidase subunit 3, which produces MSNKHQAYYIPAQSHWPLVGAIALFFIAVGAGVTVQTKDSGGVFGPWVLVIGLVILLVMLAGWFTNVVQESLSGYYSAQITRSFRQGMSWFIFSEVMFFGAFFGALFYARMFSVPWLGGADNNAMTHEVLWPAFESLWPLTTTPDGTMTTAMGWEGLPLKNTIILLISSVTLHMAHISLEQNKRMALIVWLELTIVLAAFFLYYQGVEYIHAYQDMGLTLQSGIYGNTFFLLTGFHGMHVFLGTTVLVVLLFRIAKDHFTPKDHFAFQAGSWYWHFVDVVWLCLFVFVYVL; this is translated from the coding sequence ATGAGTAATAAGCATCAGGCTTACTACATACCTGCGCAGAGTCATTGGCCTTTAGTTGGGGCTATTGCCCTGTTTTTTATTGCCGTAGGAGCAGGCGTAACGGTTCAGACCAAAGATAGCGGTGGGGTATTTGGCCCTTGGGTGCTGGTAATTGGCTTAGTTATATTGCTAGTAATGTTAGCAGGATGGTTTACCAATGTGGTGCAAGAGTCGTTATCTGGGTACTACAGCGCTCAGATAACGCGTTCTTTTCGACAGGGGATGAGCTGGTTTATCTTTTCTGAGGTGATGTTCTTTGGAGCCTTCTTTGGTGCGCTTTTTTATGCACGGATGTTTTCAGTCCCATGGTTAGGTGGTGCGGATAATAACGCTATGACTCATGAGGTGCTTTGGCCTGCATTTGAGTCATTGTGGCCGTTAACTACTACCCCTGATGGTACGATGACAACCGCTATGGGATGGGAAGGCCTACCACTTAAGAACACCATTATCTTGCTGATCTCTTCGGTGACCTTGCATATGGCTCATATCAGCCTTGAACAGAATAAACGTATGGCCCTTATCGTATGGTTAGAGCTGACCATAGTCTTAGCTGCATTCTTCTTGTACTACCAAGGCGTTGAGTATATTCATGCTTATCAAGATATGGGGCTTACTTTGCAATCTGGGATCTACGGAAACACCTTCTTTTTATTGACGGGTTTCCATGGAATGCATGTGTTTCTAGGTACTACGGTACTTGTGGTATTACTGTTTCGGATTGCTAAAGACCACTTTACACCGAAAGATCATTTTGCGTTTCAGGCTGGCAGTTGGTATTGGCATTTTGTGGATGTGGTGTGGTTGTGTTTATTTGTATTCGTGTATGTGTTGTAG
- a CDS encoding cytochrome c oxidase assembly protein produces MPSSMSNKKLTAVLCGTTLAMFGFGFALVPLYDILCEQLGINGKTSSEAAVAPLAMQVDTSRTIKVEFISHIANDLPLTFEPQKQVIQVHPGQVVRTAYFATNQSKSPMIAQAVPSVSPGMGATHFNKIECFCFNHQPLQGLAKAELPLIFYVEHDLPQSIHTLTLAYTLYDISPKPASATSVSSLEIGKRSSTMDENLGDTL; encoded by the coding sequence ATGCCCAGCTCGATGTCTAATAAAAAGCTGACTGCGGTTTTATGCGGTACCACTTTAGCCATGTTTGGCTTTGGGTTTGCGCTAGTACCACTGTATGACATTTTATGTGAACAGCTGGGCATTAACGGTAAAACCTCTAGTGAAGCAGCGGTGGCACCGCTAGCGATGCAAGTTGATACCAGTCGCACTATTAAAGTGGAGTTTATTTCACATATCGCTAACGATTTGCCTTTGACCTTTGAGCCGCAAAAACAGGTGATACAAGTACATCCTGGTCAGGTTGTACGCACGGCTTATTTTGCAACCAATCAATCGAAGTCTCCTATGATTGCTCAAGCAGTACCATCGGTATCTCCAGGGATGGGCGCGACCCATTTTAACAAAATCGAATGCTTTTGTTTTAATCACCAACCCTTACAGGGGTTAGCTAAAGCTGAGTTACCACTGATTTTTTATGTAGAACATGATCTGCCACAGTCAATCCACACCCTTACGTTGGCATACACCCTTTACGATATTTCACCAAAACCTGCTTCTGCGACGTCTGTCTCATCACTTGAGATTGGGAAGCGCTCTTCCACTATGGATGAAAACCTAGGAGACACGTTATGA
- the ctaD gene encoding cytochrome c oxidase subunit I — protein sequence MKEHDKSTVCESVATDDTHASGGGVHEDHGPAKGIARWIYSTNHKDIGTLYLWFSLIMFFTGGAMAMVIRAELFQPGLQLVDPQFFNQMTTVHGLIMVFGAVMPAFTGLANWMIPMMIGAPDMALPRMNNLSFWILPFAFLILLSSLFMPGGGPDFGWTFYAPLSTTYGPDSTALFVFSVHIMGISSIMGAINVIVTIFNMRAPGMTLMKMPLFVWTWLITAFLLIAVMPVLAGAVTMVLTDKYFGTSFFDAAGGGDPVMFQHIFWFFGHPEVYIMILPSFGIISAIVPAFSGKRLFGYHSMVYATCSIALLSFLVWAHHMFTTGMPVFAEIFFMYCTMLIAVPTGVKVFNWVATMWRGALTFETPMLFAIAFIVLFTIGGFSGLMLAIVPADFQYHDTYFVVAHFHYVLVSGAVFSIMAAAYYWLPKWTGNMYSHKLSLLHFWTSVVSVNILFFPMHFLGLAGMPRRIPDYAIQFADVNQIVSIGGFAFGLSQLIFLWVVVKCIRGGEKAKAKPWERAEGLEWTVPSPAPHHTFSVPPTDFGYNTPDSKRAE from the coding sequence ATGAAAGAGCATGATAAAAGCACGGTCTGCGAAAGTGTCGCAACCGATGATACCCATGCCAGTGGTGGCGGTGTTCATGAAGATCACGGGCCTGCCAAGGGTATTGCTCGCTGGATTTACTCTACTAACCATAAAGATATAGGTACTCTCTACTTATGGTTTAGTCTAATTATGTTCTTTACCGGTGGTGCGATGGCAATGGTCATTCGTGCTGAGCTTTTTCAGCCGGGGTTACAATTGGTCGATCCACAGTTTTTCAATCAAATGACCACAGTTCATGGCTTGATCATGGTATTTGGTGCCGTGATGCCCGCTTTTACAGGTTTGGCTAACTGGATGATCCCTATGATGATCGGTGCGCCAGATATGGCATTGCCAAGGATGAATAACCTAAGCTTTTGGATCCTACCGTTTGCTTTTTTAATCTTATTGAGCTCGCTATTTATGCCTGGTGGCGGCCCCGATTTTGGTTGGACATTTTATGCTCCACTTTCTACAACATACGGACCTGATAGCACTGCGCTATTTGTATTCTCGGTCCATATCATGGGTATCAGCTCTATTATGGGAGCAATAAACGTCATAGTTACTATCTTCAATATGCGCGCTCCAGGCATGACCTTAATGAAGATGCCATTGTTTGTGTGGACTTGGTTGATTACCGCCTTTCTTTTGATTGCAGTAATGCCGGTTCTAGCGGGCGCTGTGACTATGGTGTTGACTGACAAATATTTTGGTACCAGCTTTTTTGATGCCGCTGGTGGAGGGGATCCGGTGATGTTCCAGCATATATTCTGGTTCTTCGGTCATCCTGAGGTATACATCATGATCTTGCCTTCTTTTGGCATTATCTCGGCCATTGTTCCAGCCTTTAGTGGTAAGCGTCTATTTGGTTATCACTCTATGGTCTACGCGACTTGCTCGATTGCACTGCTGTCGTTTTTGGTATGGGCGCATCATATGTTCACCACCGGGATGCCTGTGTTCGCAGAGATCTTCTTTATGTATTGCACCATGTTAATTGCAGTGCCGACAGGGGTTAAGGTGTTTAACTGGGTTGCGACTATGTGGCGTGGTGCTTTGACCTTTGAAACGCCAATGCTGTTTGCGATTGCTTTTATTGTGTTGTTTACCATTGGTGGCTTCTCTGGCCTGATGTTAGCGATTGTACCGGCAGATTTTCAGTATCATGATACCTACTTTGTGGTGGCGCATTTCCACTATGTGTTGGTCTCTGGGGCTGTGTTCTCGATTATGGCGGCAGCTTATTATTGGCTCCCGAAATGGACGGGAAATATGTATAGCCATAAGCTGAGCTTGCTCCATTTTTGGACCTCAGTGGTATCAGTCAATATCCTGTTTTTCCCGATGCACTTTTTAGGGCTCGCGGGGATGCCAAGGCGTATTCCTGATTATGCTATCCAGTTTGCCGATGTGAATCAGATAGTCTCTATTGGTGGGTTTGCTTTTGGGTTGTCACAGCTTATCTTTTTATGGGTAGTGGTGAAGTGTATCCGCGGCGGAGAGAAGGCTAAAGCGAAACCATGGGAGAGAGCCGAAGGCCTAGAGTGGACGGTACCTAGCCCTGCTCCACACCATACATTTAGTGTTCCACCAACAGATTTTGGCTATAACACGCCTGACTCTAAACGGGCGGAGTAA
- the coxB gene encoding cytochrome c oxidase subunit II has product MRDHIKSLVSIAPLCACALSSVASAQSEPSYNMTQGVTEISGKVYDLHMLIFYICVAIAIVVFGVMFYSIFKHRKSKGAVAANFHESTKVEIIWTVIPIVILIAMAIPATKTLIEMEDTSESELTIKITGSQWKWHYSYFEHDVEFFSYLSTSNEQIEGTDEKGEHYLLEVDNPLVLPVGKKIRFLMTADDVIHSWWVPDFAVKKDTIPGFINEAWTKIDKPGIYRGQCAELCGRNHGFMPIVVRAVEAAEFDEWIAEKEQQLAKQKQAEQEALSKTLSMDELMQKGKQVYEGRCAVCHQSNGLGVANVFPAMKGSPVVLGGIDNHIDIIVNGVSGTAMQAFGTQLTAEEIAAVVTYERNAWDNNTGDAVQASDVSAQMNAEGE; this is encoded by the coding sequence ATGAGAGACCACATCAAATCGCTGGTATCGATAGCGCCACTGTGCGCATGCGCTTTAAGTAGCGTAGCATCTGCTCAATCTGAGCCTTCCTATAACATGACGCAAGGCGTCACTGAGATTAGCGGAAAGGTATACGACCTTCATATGTTGATCTTCTACATCTGTGTTGCCATCGCCATAGTGGTGTTTGGTGTGATGTTCTATTCCATTTTCAAACACCGAAAGTCTAAAGGGGCAGTGGCGGCTAATTTCCACGAAAGTACTAAGGTTGAGATTATCTGGACGGTAATACCGATTGTGATCTTAATTGCAATGGCGATCCCAGCCACCAAGACCTTGATTGAGATGGAAGACACCAGTGAATCAGAATTGACGATCAAAATAACCGGTTCGCAGTGGAAGTGGCATTACAGCTATTTTGAGCATGATGTTGAGTTCTTTAGTTACCTATCAACCTCAAATGAACAGATAGAAGGTACTGACGAGAAAGGGGAGCACTATCTGCTTGAGGTTGATAATCCTTTAGTGCTGCCGGTGGGAAAAAAAATCCGTTTTCTAATGACAGCTGATGACGTCATCCATTCGTGGTGGGTTCCTGACTTTGCAGTTAAAAAAGATACCATTCCAGGCTTTATTAATGAGGCGTGGACCAAGATAGATAAGCCAGGGATTTATCGTGGACAGTGTGCTGAACTGTGTGGTCGTAACCATGGCTTTATGCCGATCGTCGTACGTGCAGTAGAAGCGGCCGAGTTTGATGAATGGATAGCGGAAAAAGAGCAGCAACTTGCTAAACAAAAACAAGCCGAACAAGAGGCGTTAAGTAAGACTCTGAGCATGGATGAGTTGATGCAAAAGGGTAAGCAGGTTTATGAGGGAAGATGTGCAGTCTGTCACCAGAGTAACGGATTAGGGGTCGCTAATGTCTTCCCTGCAATGAAGGGAAGCCCAGTGGTATTGGGTGGGATTGATAATCACATTGATATTATTGTCAATGGAGTGAGTGGTACAGCAATGCAGGCATTTGGCACCCAACTGACTGCCGAAGAAATAGCAGCGGTTGTTACATACGAAAGAAACGCATGGGATAACAATACTGGAGATGCAGTGCAGGCATCGGATGTGAGTGCACAGATGAATGCGGAGGGTGAGTAA